The sequence below is a genomic window from Aureispira sp. CCB-E.
TTTGCTGTTTCACGCACTTTAACACCTCTCCCTATAGCTATTTACCAAAATTTAGAGATCATTTTAATACAAATTTATCATGCAAAAATTTTACCAACTTTGGGCAGTCTTAGACAAATGGAAGACCGGGTACTTGATTGCAGGATTGCTTTTAACCTTCTCTTCATTGGTAAGAATGTTAGAACCTAAGGTTATACAAATAGCCGTAGATGGCGTCATAAAATTTTTCGATCCATCTACCACAAACAATGAACCAGACTGGTTGGTTGGTCTTTTTTATAAGGTATTACCAACAATACAATCTGATAATTTGACTTGGGTTTTATTCTGTATTGGTATTTTATTGGTTGGTATTGTCAGTATTAAAGCGATTACTTGGTTTATTGCCAACATATTAGTTGCTAGCAGTACAGAAAAGGCCATTAAAAATTTTAGAGATAAGTTGTTTGCACACATACAAACGTTATCACTCTCCCAAATGAGTAAAATACCTACAGGAGAATTGATTCAACGCTGTACGGGTGATGTTGGAACCATACAAAAATTCATTGGAACTCAAATATCTGAATTAATTCGGTTGTTGGCTATTGCCATTGGTGCCTTTGTGATGATGTGGTTGGTTCATCCAACTTATGCACTTATTTCTGTCGTTTTATTTATCCCTATCATCCTCACTTCTTACTTTTTCTTCAAGAAGGAACAATCGGTTTGGGAAGAACACGAAAATGAACAAGACAAACTAACGGCTATCATCCAGGAGAATTTATCTGGCATTCGAGTAGTCAAAGCATTTGCAGAGGAAACCAATGAAACGATTCGCTTTGCAGCACAAAACAAAGCTAAACGAAGTATTGGTGTTCGACATATCGATTTGCACATGGTCTTTTGGCCTCTATCAGATTGGTTGGTTAACATTCAAATCGCTTTGTCTCTTTTTGCAGGAGGGTATTATTCCTTATTAGGTGAGATTACAATTGGTGAGTACGCCAGCTTTTTCACCTATGCTATTATGGTAACTTGGCCCATGCGAAACCTTGGAAGAATTGTTTCTCAATTGGGTATGGCTGGGGTAGCTATGGAGAGAATTACTCAGATATTACATGCAGATGTTGAAGAGTATCATGCTTCTCCAACATCAACTCCTGTAGAATCTTTAGGAAAAATAGAATTTAAAAATGTTTGGTTTGCCTATCCTCAAAGTAGTCCTGCGTCAGAAAAAGAATTGACTAATGCTGCTTCTAGGCAATGGGCTTTAAAGGATGTTAGTTTTGAAATTAATCATGGAGAGACCTTAGCTATAATGGGACCAACTGGAGCTGGAAAATCTACCTTGATTGCACTATTACTACGATTTTACGAACCAAACAAAGGAAGTATTTGGCTCAACGACAAACCTTTAGAGAGCTATGACAAGCTATTTTTGAGACAACAATTGGGTGTTGTTTTACAAAAACCATTTTTATTTTCTACTAGTATTTATGCCAATATTGCTTATGCTCGAAATGATTTGCATGGAGATTTGAAACTATTATCCCAAGATGCTGTATCTGATAACATAATTGAACAAGTGGCTACCGATGCTTGTGTGACTGATTTTATTGATAAAATGAGTGCAGGATACGATACGTTGGTTGGAGAGAAGGGAGTTACGTTATCTGGTGGTCAAAAACAGCGGGTTGCTCTAGCTAGAACACTACTGAGTAATCCTCAAATTTTAATTTTAGATGATGCTACTTCTGCCGTTGATACAGAAACAGAATTTAAAATACAAGAAGCTTTAAATAAGAGGATGAAAGATAAAACAACGCTCATCATTTCGCATCGATTAACGTCTGTACAACATGCTGATAAAATTCTAATCTTAAAAGAAGGACAAGTTTTAGAATTTGGCAATCATCAAACCCTATTACAAAACAATCTTTTTTACAAAGAGGTATTCGATATTCAATCTAGTATCGAAGCGTCTATTGAGTAATTTTTCTAAGGTCAATATTATCATGAAAACGACAAAATTAGTTGATCAAAAATTTGACAACAAGAGAGCCCTACTCCCCTTCTTGAAAAGGATTGGTCGATATGCGTGGAAATACCCACGTTGGGTATTGGGCTTACTTTTTTGGGTAATGGTTGTCGCTGTTGCCGATGCCTTATTTCCATTATTACTAAAAGTAACTATTGACGATGCCATTACACCTCAATTAGAAGCCATAAAACTAGCACAAGACCAAGGCTTAACCTATGATTTAGATTTTTATTTAATTTATTATTACACAGGGCTATTTTTATTGGTTGGCATCGTACAGGCTATAGGAGTTTATTTGTTTATTCGGTATGCTGGGCGTATTCAAGAATACGTTATGCACGACCTGCGTAAAGATATGTTTGATCGTCTACAAAAATTATCTTTCTCTTTTTATGATCGTTCGGCTTCTGGTTGGTTGCTGACACGTTTAACGTCAGATACAGATCGGGTTGCGGAAGTTATTTCTTGGGGGTTGCTAGAAGCCTTTTGGGGAGTCTCAATGATTTCTTTCTGTTTAGTGGTGCTATTTTTTTACAGTTGGAAATTAGGGTTAATCGTAGCCCTTTCCATTCCTTTTATGTTACTTATTTCTGTAAAAATAAGAATGCTTGTTTTGGAATATTCTAGAGCTTCTAGAAAAATAAACAGTGAATTAACGGCTACCTTTTCGGAGCATATTAATGGGATTGTTGTTAACAAAAGCACGGCACAAGAAAAACGAGTTAGTCGAGAATTTCAAGTCCTTAGTGGTAGAATGCAACGAGCCTCCTACCGAGCATCATACTATACTGCCATGTATATTCCATTGGTTATTTTAACGGGTTCGTTTGCTGCCGCATTTGTTGTTTACTTTGGTGGAAAAATGGTACTTGCTGTCCCCGCAATTATTACTGTTGGAACTTTGGTTGCTGCCTTGGATTATGCCACTAAAATTTTTATTCCAATTGTAGATATTTCCATGTTTTACGCACGGGCACAAAGTTCCTTGTCAGCAGGAGAGCGTATTTTTTCACTTATTGATGAACCTTTAGACATCAAAGACAGCCCTACTGCTACAGACTTTGAGGCTATTCAAGGTAGTATACAGTTTGATCAAGTAGACTTTTATTACAATCCAGAACAAGCTATTTTAAGTAATTTTAACCTAAATATCAAAGCTGGCGAATCTATTGCATTGGTGGGTGCGACAGGAGAAGGAAAATCGACTATTGCTAATTTAGTCGCTCGATTTTATGAACCCAAAGCAGGAAAACTCAAAATTGATGGCATCGACTATACCACAAAAACATTAAAAAGCTTAAGAAAACAGTTGGGGATGGTTTTGCAAACGCCTCATTTGTTTATTGGAACAATTCGAGACAATATTCGCTATGCTAAAAAGGAGGCAACCGATGCCGAAATTATTCAAACGTTGGATTTGATTGGAGCAACTTATTTTATGGATCGATTGGATGAAGAAGTAGGGGAAGAAGGCGAAAACTTGTCCATGGGCGAAAAACAATTGATTTCTTTTGCTAGAGCAATTTTGCCCAACCCAAAGATTTTGATCATGGATGAAGCTACTTCATCTATTGATACGATTACAGAAGCAAAAATTCAACAGAGTATTCAACAGATGTTGGAGAATAGAACAGCGATTATTATAGCACATCGCCTATCTACCATAAAAAACTGTGATCGCATTCTTGTTATCCAAAAAGGAACGATCCTTGAAGACGGCAATCATCAAACTCTAATGTCAAAAAAGGGCAAATACTATGATCTGTATACCAAACAATTGCGTTCAGAACAAATTCTTTCTTAGTTGATAGTTGTTTGGTATACTACCGATTCCTAAACGCTTTTTGAAGATCTTCAATTTCTAATTGATAGTCATATTGAAGATCTTCATGAAGTTTGGTGACAATTTTTTCAACCATCTTAACTTGCTGAAAATAAATATTTTTGAGAATACTACTGCGTTTTAGAGAAGGGGTCATTCGAACCAATTCATGACAAAAAAATAAACGAATGTCCGCTTCGGTTGTCTTTTTTTTAGAATAACGAATATACTTGATGCACATCCGTAGTATTTTTCGAACACTTTTTTTGATATAATAAAAGCTCTTTCTATCGATGTTGCCAAATGCTTCTACAACCTCTTTTTTTACTTTCTCTATATAAGCATCTTCATTATCCGCTTCAAATAACAGATACGTGAGCAACTCTTTGTTCTCTTTTTTGAACTTTGCCAAATGCAAACATAGTTGGAGTAACTCTTGAGGTTTTCTTTCACTTAATTCTGCCCTAAGTTCTTTAACTGTAGCTGTTTTCATAGAAAAATGGTAATATGTATGGACATCTATATGCTTTCCTATCTAATCTATACTTCCTTAAGCTTTTTCCCCATAAGGATAGAAACTCCCCCATGCAAATAAGGCTCCTGTTGCCAATCGTTTAAATAGAGCTATTTTTTCTGCGGCGACAGGATCACTTTCGTCCTTAGGTACATCGTACTCAATTTCAACATTATCAAGACTCAACACTTGGAAATTGTTTTGGCGAAAAATAGCAATTACTTTTGCTTCAAATTCTTCTGCGTCATTTGCCCTAATCGCAATGTACGTTTGTGCACCATCTCCATTCCCAACACTTCTGCTAACCCCCATGTTTTTTACATGTGCTAGCCCTATCCATATATCTTGATCTTTTTTTGCCATATCATTTTATCTTTTTTAGATTAATACTTAGCTCTGCTGCTACTCCGTGGTTATGGATTTTTATTTATCAACCTCCCCCCCCGAAGTTCGTGCAAATGAAGTTACAAAATATCCTATAGAAGATGCTGTATTTAGAAAAAAAATCCCACACCAGTAACCAATTAATGGTTACCAATGTGGGCATACACCTCTTGTACTGTACTTAATCAAATGATCATCCGCTAAAACCAAACTATGGCAGCAAAATCAAATTAATTCTAAGGTAATGAACAAACTACTGTACACAATCAAAATTTATTGTGCTACAATTTTTCCAGAACTAATAGCTTCACCATTTCCTAATAATTTAAACACATAAACACCCTTTTCTAAATTATTTCGAGGCAATTCTATCTGATTCGTGGCATCTTTTGACAACGTTGCTACTTGTCGTCCCATAACATCGTAAACAACTAAAGTCAAATTATCATACTCAGCTCCTTCCACTTCAATAGTTGTTCCGTAAGTAAATGGATTAGGATAAGCATTGACCGTTACTTGTGGTGCATCTTCTAAGGGCACAACCGTTAAGATGTAAAAATTCACTCCAATTTCATGGTAAGTAGTATTCGTACGCACTGGAGCATTCAAATCAAAGTAGATATCGGCAAAATTATTGATAATTGTTCCTGATGGATTATTGGCGTTCTGCTGGATTCGGAATTTCACAAAACCATGAGATGCTGGTTCGTTGACATTACTATCTGGCAGCATGATATAATCAAATTTTACTTCTAGTATTCCATTTCCTTTCAAGCTCCAAGTATAAGGATGACTAGCACTAGTTACCTGAATACTTGATGGGTCCAAATATGGCGATAAAGTATCGATCAAGGTAACAAAGAAAGCAGTATCTGTTCCTGTATTTTGAAAATTAATCTGATAATCTATGTACTGATTAGGGGCAATATAATGCGATGAATTGTACCCTGCTGGTTGTGCTTCTTTGTTGTTCGGATCGTAAGAACCGTTGTTTTGTCGACAGCTAATAGCTCTAAAAGTAGGTGAGTGACCATTTGGAAATTGAGTAGGATAACCAACATTAAACAAACCACTTCCGTCTGGCACACAGCCCTCTACAAAAGCACTGACAATCGGATCTGAAACAGTCCAAGGAATACCAGACTCTTGTTCTACTTCAATTCTATAAAACTTTCTTGGTAATGCGGGCACAGAAACAACAGCTGTACCTCCATTTGGAACGTTTACCGTACCTGTTCTCATAATAATATTATCTTCAAACACCCAATACGTTCTAGGGGTAAGCGTGCTAGCTGAACTCATATTTTCGATTACAAAAAAGACACTATCATTCTGACACTTTCCTTCCACATCTAGCAGCATACCTGTCCAATTGTTGGGCAGACACAAAGAATCAGGTGTAATCGAAACTTCAATACAATGCGTTTGTCCTAAGATAGCTGAAGTATCTACTTGAACAGTAATATTAATGGTACCACATTCGCCAACCTCTACTGTTCCTACATTAAAGACGTACGTATCTCCTACTTGACTAACTGGCGCTTGAGAAAACCCTAGTATATTTAGAAACGAATCTAACTCAACAGTTACTTCTACGTTTTGAGCACTATCCGTTCCTGTATTACAATACTCTACGGTGTAAACACTTGGCATAATTGCTCTTAAAGCAGGTACAGAAGCATCGACCTCCATAACAGGACAAGAAATAGTTGCTTCTAGAGCAAAATCTATCGTATCATAAGATTGAGCGATAATTGTTCCTGAATTTTGAG
It includes:
- a CDS encoding T9SS type A sorting domain-containing protein yields the protein MRLINQKWKSICLLILCSCLSHTASFGQQTWERVYGGAGNESAKSVQQTTNGGYIVGGYTNSFGGSDADMYLVKLDALGDTLWTRTYGQSVWEEEINALQQTSDGGYILAGQRRMPSGVSSENIFLVKTDANGDTLWTKSYNSFGAYDNAYSVQQTTDGGYIIGGRGNYPSVNTYLIKTDANGNASWTKTYGDGGGEAKVVRQTIDGGYILGGIYEQSGVNICGIVKTDMNGDTLWTYRAAIGYHTNIHDIQETLDGNYIVVGQTLSQHAPNAPYNGLMLKLSATGSAIWMANSLGIGMPNKSFYAVYPTADSGYIVTGTEQEAIFNTGQGFVGFDYHFILEKRDAVGDLVWTRTFNGDYGYDLQETANGQIIVVGQTDAYGMGGDEMYVILTDSLGNYLGGHIEGTVYQDADVSCTQTIGDINLAGIVVQASLNGATNFNYYATTDTAGHYVIPCQPGAYTVTIPNLHPYYDLNCPQNSGTIIAQSYDTIDFALEATISCPVMEVDASVPALRAIMPSVYTVEYCNTGTDSAQNVEVTVELDSFLNILGFSQAPVSQVGDTYVFNVGTVEVGECGTINITVQVDTSAILGQTHCIEVSITPDSLCLPNNWTGMLLDVEGKCQNDSVFFVIENMSSASTLTPRTYWVFEDNIIMRTGTVNVPNGGTAVVSVPALPRKFYRIEVEQESGIPWTVSDPIVSAFVEGCVPDGSGLFNVGYPTQFPNGHSPTFRAISCRQNNGSYDPNNKEAQPAGYNSSHYIAPNQYIDYQINFQNTGTDTAFFVTLIDTLSPYLDPSSIQVTSASHPYTWSLKGNGILEVKFDYIMLPDSNVNEPASHGFVKFRIQQNANNPSGTIINNFADIYFDLNAPVRTNTTYHEIGVNFYILTVVPLEDAPQVTVNAYPNPFTYGTTIEVEGAEYDNLTLVVYDVMGRQVATLSKDATNQIELPRNNLEKGVYVFKLLGNGEAISSGKIVAQ
- a CDS encoding ABC transporter ATP-binding protein — translated: MKTTKLVDQKFDNKRALLPFLKRIGRYAWKYPRWVLGLLFWVMVVAVADALFPLLLKVTIDDAITPQLEAIKLAQDQGLTYDLDFYLIYYYTGLFLLVGIVQAIGVYLFIRYAGRIQEYVMHDLRKDMFDRLQKLSFSFYDRSASGWLLTRLTSDTDRVAEVISWGLLEAFWGVSMISFCLVVLFFYSWKLGLIVALSIPFMLLISVKIRMLVLEYSRASRKINSELTATFSEHINGIVVNKSTAQEKRVSREFQVLSGRMQRASYRASYYTAMYIPLVILTGSFAAAFVVYFGGKMVLAVPAIITVGTLVAALDYATKIFIPIVDISMFYARAQSSLSAGERIFSLIDEPLDIKDSPTATDFEAIQGSIQFDQVDFYYNPEQAILSNFNLNIKAGESIALVGATGEGKSTIANLVARFYEPKAGKLKIDGIDYTTKTLKSLRKQLGMVLQTPHLFIGTIRDNIRYAKKEATDAEIIQTLDLIGATYFMDRLDEEVGEEGENLSMGEKQLISFARAILPNPKILIMDEATSSIDTITEAKIQQSIQQMLENRTAIIIAHRLSTIKNCDRILVIQKGTILEDGNHQTLMSKKGKYYDLYTKQLRSEQILS
- a CDS encoding ABC transporter ATP-binding protein — encoded protein: MQKFYQLWAVLDKWKTGYLIAGLLLTFSSLVRMLEPKVIQIAVDGVIKFFDPSTTNNEPDWLVGLFYKVLPTIQSDNLTWVLFCIGILLVGIVSIKAITWFIANILVASSTEKAIKNFRDKLFAHIQTLSLSQMSKIPTGELIQRCTGDVGTIQKFIGTQISELIRLLAIAIGAFVMMWLVHPTYALISVVLFIPIILTSYFFFKKEQSVWEEHENEQDKLTAIIQENLSGIRVVKAFAEETNETIRFAAQNKAKRSIGVRHIDLHMVFWPLSDWLVNIQIALSLFAGGYYSLLGEITIGEYASFFTYAIMVTWPMRNLGRIVSQLGMAGVAMERITQILHADVEEYHASPTSTPVESLGKIEFKNVWFAYPQSSPASEKELTNAASRQWALKDVSFEINHGETLAIMGPTGAGKSTLIALLLRFYEPNKGSIWLNDKPLESYDKLFLRQQLGVVLQKPFLFSTSIYANIAYARNDLHGDLKLLSQDAVSDNIIEQVATDACVTDFIDKMSAGYDTLVGEKGVTLSGGQKQRVALARTLLSNPQILILDDATSAVDTETEFKIQEALNKRMKDKTTLIISHRLTSVQHADKILILKEGQVLEFGNHQTLLQNNLFYKEVFDIQSSIEASIE